Proteins encoded in a region of the Ancylobacter sp. SL191 genome:
- the wrbA gene encoding NAD(P)H:quinone oxidoreductase, protein MAKVLVLYYSTYGHIETMAEAVAAGAREAGATVDVKRVPETVPEDIAKANHFKLDQKAPVATVDDLKNYDAIIFGAGTRFGTVASQMRSFIDQTGGLWFTGALVGKVGSVFTSSATQHGGQESTILGFVPTLLHHGMVVVGLPYAFAGQMGVDEIKGGSPYGASTITDGDGSRQPSEVELAGARFQGKHVATIAAKLHG, encoded by the coding sequence ATGGCCAAAGTTCTCGTTCTCTACTACTCGACCTATGGTCACATCGAGACCATGGCGGAAGCCGTCGCCGCGGGGGCCCGCGAAGCTGGCGCAACCGTCGACGTGAAGCGCGTTCCCGAGACGGTGCCGGAAGACATCGCCAAGGCAAACCACTTCAAGCTCGACCAGAAGGCGCCGGTCGCCACCGTGGACGACCTGAAGAACTACGACGCGATCATCTTCGGCGCCGGCACCCGCTTCGGCACGGTGGCCTCCCAGATGCGCAGCTTCATCGACCAGACCGGTGGCCTGTGGTTCACCGGTGCGCTGGTCGGCAAGGTTGGCTCAGTGTTCACCTCTTCCGCGACCCAGCATGGCGGTCAGGAATCCACCATTCTCGGCTTCGTTCCCACGCTCCTGCATCACGGCATGGTCGTGGTCGGCCTTCCCTATGCCTTCGCCGGGCAGATGGGCGTGGACGAGATCAAGGGCGGCTCGCCCTATGGCGCCTCGACGATTACCGACGGCGACGGCTCGCGCCAGCCTTCCGAGGTCGAACTCGCCGGCGCGCGCTTCCAGGGCAAGCACGTGGCGACCATCGCCGCCAAGCTGCACGGCTGA
- a CDS encoding phage antirepressor N-terminal domain-containing protein, with product MTATNQLTQIEFHGDTLWATEIDGVVYVVIKNICDRLGIDWRAQLKRIQRDAVLAEGVSMMDTPSPGGPQETTLLRLDLVNGWLFGIDDSRVRDDETRNRVLIYKRECYRVLFQHFFGASRATREGQEPCTLPAPHDAFMRGEPWAVSWMNSVLQVSSRIERMGGRAPAADYLRACGVPYLDRLPPAPRRTVDPGWDGQGCLRRLLDAPCAETDMTIRGALLDLLDGTMKDYHDEIHRALAASGVKTFRLEGELGVAIANRHPYLTRAVFHGTAWAHDHARALTRLGGAQRVGPLTFNKHSSRATFLPPAVIEDAPSEVPFLATA from the coding sequence ATGACCGCGACCAATCAGCTTACGCAGATCGAATTCCACGGCGACACGCTGTGGGCGACCGAAATCGACGGTGTCGTGTACGTCGTGATCAAGAACATCTGTGATCGCCTCGGTATCGACTGGCGCGCGCAGCTTAAGCGCATCCAGCGCGACGCCGTTCTTGCCGAAGGTGTGTCCATGATGGACACACCTTCGCCCGGTGGGCCGCAGGAAACGACCCTGTTGCGCCTCGATCTGGTCAATGGGTGGCTGTTCGGTATCGACGACAGCCGCGTGAGAGATGATGAAACCCGCAATCGGGTGCTGATCTACAAGCGCGAGTGCTACCGGGTGCTGTTCCAGCATTTCTTCGGTGCGTCTCGTGCAACGCGGGAAGGCCAAGAGCCCTGCACCTTGCCGGCGCCGCACGATGCCTTCATGCGCGGCGAGCCGTGGGCGGTGTCGTGGATGAACTCGGTGCTGCAGGTCTCCAGCCGGATCGAGCGCATGGGCGGGCGGGCACCGGCGGCGGACTATCTGCGGGCGTGCGGTGTGCCCTATCTCGACCGCCTGCCGCCCGCGCCGCGGCGCACGGTCGATCCCGGGTGGGATGGACAGGGTTGCCTGCGCCGGCTGCTCGACGCGCCGTGCGCGGAAACCGACATGACCATTCGTGGTGCCCTGCTCGATCTGCTCGACGGGACGATGAAGGACTATCACGACGAAATCCACCGGGCGCTGGCGGCCTCGGGCGTGAAGACGTTCCGGCTCGAAGGTGAGCTCGGGGTCGCCATCGCCAACCGCCACCCCTATCTCACGCGGGCGGTGTTCCACGGCACGGCATGGGCGCATGACCACGCCCGCGCGCTGACCCGGCTCGGCGGGGCGCAGCGTGTCGGCCCTCTCACCTTCAACAAGCACTCGTCGCGGGCCACCTTCCTGCCCCCCGCCGTGATCGAGGATGCGCCCTCGGAGGTGCCGTTTCTCGCGACGGCCTAG
- a CDS encoding glycoside hydrolase family 108 protein gives MAKTEFKEALRRVLVHEGGYVDHPADPGGATNKGVTQRVYDGWRRRQGLALRSVAKITPAEVEAIYRFQYWDQIKGDAMPEGVAYVVFDGAVHSGPEQSGKWLQRSLGALYTGKIDGHVGDATLDALELHPDHDKLIADILARRLAMLQGLKTWRIFGKGWSRRVAEVLAHGQAAARGSVGPEPTYTREGAAHASLDDVATAPAPIGGSAGAVAGGSGTAVVIDQAKETLQPMLGSHPWVDQVFAALVVAGVVVAVGGTGYAIWAAHRNKKVAAIQSGEAKADLTSLPALVPA, from the coding sequence GTGGCCAAGACCGAATTCAAGGAAGCGCTGCGGCGCGTGCTGGTACATGAAGGCGGGTATGTCGACCATCCAGCAGACCCGGGCGGCGCCACCAATAAGGGCGTGACCCAGCGAGTTTACGACGGCTGGCGCCGGCGACAGGGCCTCGCGCTGCGCTCGGTCGCCAAGATCACGCCGGCCGAGGTCGAGGCCATCTATCGCTTCCAGTACTGGGACCAGATCAAGGGCGACGCGATGCCGGAAGGCGTCGCCTATGTCGTCTTCGACGGCGCCGTGCACAGCGGCCCCGAACAGTCCGGCAAATGGCTGCAGCGGTCTCTCGGCGCCCTCTACACCGGCAAGATCGACGGACATGTCGGCGATGCCACGCTCGATGCGCTGGAACTGCATCCCGACCATGACAAGCTGATCGCCGACATTCTCGCCCGGCGTCTCGCCATGCTGCAGGGCCTGAAGACCTGGCGCATCTTCGGCAAGGGCTGGTCTCGCCGTGTGGCTGAGGTTCTGGCCCACGGGCAGGCCGCCGCGCGCGGCAGCGTCGGACCCGAACCCACCTATACGCGCGAAGGCGCGGCCCATGCCTCGCTAGACGACGTGGCGACCGCGCCGGCGCCGATCGGCGGCTCGGCTGGTGCCGTGGCTGGCGGCAGCGGCACGGCCGTGGTTATCGACCAGGCGAAGGAGACGCTGCAGCCGATGCTTGGCTCGCACCCGTGGGTCGATCAGGTGTTCGCCGCGCTGGTGGTCGCCGGCGTTGTCGTTGCTGTTGGCGGCACCGGCTATGCGATCTGGGCCGCGCACCGCAACAAGAAGGTCGCCGCGATCCAGAGCGGCGAGGCCAAGGCTGACCTCACCTCCCTGCCGGCTCTGGTGCCGGCATGA
- the tgt gene encoding tRNA guanosine(34) transglycosylase Tgt, producing MNEQIDFHYRLKATDGAARLGEVVTPRGIIRTPAFMPVGTAATVKGMYPQQVRELGADILLGNTYHLMLRPTAERVAELGGLHSFMRWPHPILTDSGGFQIMSLAALRKMNEKGVTFRSHIDGSYHELSPERSVEIQGLLGSDIQMQLDECVRLPATKDEIARALRLSLRWAERSKKAFESQPKGRALFGIVQGGDDPALREESARGLVDIDFPGYSIGGLAVGEPQAVMLAMIEVVAPILPTHKPRYLMGVGTPDDMIEAVARGVDMFDCVMPTRAGRHALAFTRFGKINLKNARHANDPRPLDEESDCPAARDYSRAYLHHLIRCDEMLGSMLLTWVNLAYYQSLMAGARAAIGEGRFEAYKAEVKEGWARGDIPAR from the coding sequence ATGAACGAACAGATCGATTTCCACTACCGCCTGAAAGCCACCGATGGCGCGGCCCGCCTCGGCGAGGTCGTGACCCCGCGCGGCATCATCCGCACACCGGCCTTCATGCCGGTCGGCACCGCCGCGACGGTGAAGGGCATGTACCCGCAGCAGGTGCGCGAGCTCGGCGCCGACATCTTGCTGGGCAACACCTACCATTTGATGCTGCGCCCCACCGCCGAGCGCGTGGCGGAACTCGGCGGTCTGCACAGCTTCATGCGCTGGCCGCACCCGATCCTCACCGATTCCGGCGGCTTCCAGATCATGTCGCTGGCGGCGCTGCGAAAGATGAATGAGAAGGGCGTCACCTTCCGCTCGCACATCGACGGCTCCTATCACGAGCTGTCGCCGGAGCGCTCGGTGGAGATCCAGGGCCTGCTCGGCTCGGACATCCAGATGCAGCTCGACGAATGCGTGAGACTACCGGCCACCAAGGACGAGATCGCCCGTGCGCTGCGCCTTTCGCTGCGCTGGGCGGAGCGGTCGAAGAAGGCGTTCGAGAGCCAGCCCAAGGGCAGGGCGCTGTTCGGCATCGTTCAGGGCGGTGACGACCCGGCGTTGCGTGAGGAATCCGCGCGCGGCCTCGTCGATATCGACTTCCCCGGCTATTCCATCGGCGGCCTCGCGGTCGGCGAGCCGCAGGCGGTGATGCTGGCGATGATCGAGGTGGTCGCGCCGATCCTGCCGACGCACAAGCCGCGCTATCTTATGGGCGTCGGTACGCCCGACGACATGATCGAAGCGGTCGCGCGCGGCGTCGATATGTTCGACTGCGTGATGCCGACCCGTGCCGGGCGGCACGCGCTGGCCTTCACCCGCTTCGGCAAGATCAACCTGAAGAACGCCCGGCACGCCAATGATCCGCGCCCGCTGGACGAGGAAAGCGATTGCCCGGCGGCGCGGGACTATTCGCGCGCCTATCTCCACCACCTCATCCGCTGCGATGAGATGCTGGGCTCCATGCTGCTGACCTGGGTGAACCTTGCCTATTACCAGAGCCTGATGGCCGGCGCACGGGCCGCCATCGGCGAGGGACGCTTCGAGGCGTACAAGGCTGAGGTCAAGGAAGGCTGGGCGCGCGGCGACATTCCGGCGCGGTGA
- a CDS encoding DUF6804 family protein produces MIAALHLVPATMLAIALGRWPYAYYMALRLVVCMAAIILAVMIFRQAGKTGPWVAAFAITAGIFNPFIPVHLTRDLWQVLDLGAAGLFVAHFIVQRRATGP; encoded by the coding sequence ATGATCGCGGCGCTGCACCTCGTTCCCGCCACCATGCTGGCCATCGCCCTCGGCCGCTGGCCTTATGCCTACTACATGGCCCTGCGGCTGGTGGTGTGCATGGCGGCGATCATACTCGCCGTGATGATTTTCCGGCAGGCAGGGAAGACGGGGCCATGGGTTGCGGCTTTCGCGATCACGGCGGGCATCTTCAATCCCTTCATCCCCGTCCACCTTACCCGCGACCTCTGGCAGGTGTTGGACCTCGGGGCGGCCGGACTGTTCGTCGCCCATTTCATCGTGCAGCGGCGCGCTACCGGCCCGTGA